One window of the Archangium primigenium genome contains the following:
- a CDS encoding lysoplasmalogenase translates to MAAGVLGGGLYLLGIALANAPLRLGVKGIPIVCLMLWLGPASTRYARRVLGGLVLSLAGDLLLEFPRLFLPGLGAFLLAHVSYVAAFLSVTRAPALARGLPFALFAMGATAFLWPRLGDLAPPVAAYVVVICTMMWRAAALWGGAGLTPRAQGLALAGALAFATSDGGLAIQLFVHPTAWAGYPIMLLYWAGQLGIALSAEAPASMSDSP, encoded by the coding sequence ATGGCAGCGGGCGTCCTGGGAGGAGGGCTCTACCTGTTGGGCATCGCGCTGGCGAACGCTCCGCTGCGCCTGGGCGTCAAGGGCATTCCCATCGTCTGCCTGATGCTGTGGCTGGGGCCCGCGTCCACGCGCTATGCGCGGCGGGTCCTCGGGGGGCTCGTGCTCTCGTTGGCCGGAGACCTGTTGCTGGAGTTTCCCCGCCTGTTCCTGCCGGGCCTGGGAGCGTTCCTGCTCGCCCATGTCTCCTATGTGGCCGCCTTCCTCTCGGTGACACGCGCGCCGGCCCTCGCGCGGGGCCTGCCTTTCGCGCTGTTCGCCATGGGGGCGACGGCGTTCCTCTGGCCTCGGCTCGGAGACCTGGCACCGCCGGTGGCGGCCTATGTCGTCGTCATCTGCACGATGATGTGGCGCGCGGCGGCCCTGTGGGGCGGGGCGGGACTGACGCCGCGCGCGCAAGGGTTGGCGCTGGCCGGCGCCCTGGCGTTCGCCACGAGCGATGGCGGGCTCGCCATCCAACTCTTCGTCCACCCCACGGCCTGGGCGGGCTACCCCATCATGCTGCTGTACTGGGCCGGTCAGCTCGGCATCGCCTTGTCGGCGGAGGCGCCTGCCTCCATGTCAGACTCTCCGTGA